Proteins encoded within one genomic window of Trichoderma asperellum chromosome 2, complete sequence:
- a CDS encoding uncharacterized protein (EggNog:ENOG41), which yields MEAGDVGARQSIGLSSTPTRFEHQPSQPPHPHQQQREAVDRRYQDQPVMAAASVLAPNAHYPSQSYPSNYSHQPSSGPSVANMISSEPRRPSPDNESSARQSLPSISEVISGARPGQYPPPAHAPLQPGSSLPSPFASSARQYPEADKHSSQPLHSAAYPRQDGHAAYSDSPRPPFSSGRPGLPPVSDRRATPPMKHDAHPLPHHMVEPPKPSDRHSMNGVYSQPPPPTSIPYQTGPLPAGQQPLPPYQISPRGHAASHISGQYDPRPAPTHLEEADYGRARYDNGTSRSFESWSYQEALSRIGTCSRTIFNFAEAYGRIAQEQHGSQPIPERLPTEREVSDMLSNVEYLKRSLEQCREVIVASLQSERARDGAKPKGPYDDDQDVQMYGDSMKQPYGMTEVKKRRGRAAPPGRCHSCNRIDTPEWRRGPDGARTLCNACGLHYAKLERKRQLEARSLRPKPEERS from the exons ATGGAAGCGGGTGACGTTGGAGCCCGACAGAG TATTGGTCTTTCTTCTACTCCTACGCGATTTGAACATCAACCATCGCAACCTCCCCATccacaccagcagcaacgagAAGCCGTCGACAGACGGTATCAGGACCAGCCTGtcatggcagcagcctcagttCTCGCCCCTAACGCTCACTACCCATCTCAGTCATACCCATCCAACTACTCTCATCAACCTTCGTCCGGACCAAGTGTCGCCAATATGATTTCCTCAGAGCCTCGACGACCGTCCCCCGATAACGAGTCTTCGGCTCGCCAGTCACTGCCATCGATTTCAGAGGTTATTTCTGGTGCGCGACCCGGGCAGTACCCTCCACCGGCCCATGCTCCTCTGCAGCCCGGCTCGAGCTTGCCTTCGCCCTTTGCTTCATCGGCTCGACAGTATCCCGAAGCCGATAAGCACtcttctcagcctctgcACTCTGCCGCCTACCCTCGACAGGATGGCCACGCCGCGTATTCAGATTCTCCCAGGCCACCCTTTAGCAGTGGCCGGCCTGGTCTCCCCCCTGTGTCTGATCGCCGGGCGACTCCTCCGATGAAGCACGATGCTCACCCTCTCCCACATCACATGGTTGAACCACCAAAGCCGTCTGATCGCCATTCAATGAATGGCGTGTACTCTCAGCCGCCACCGCCAACCTCTATTCCTTACCAGACGGGGCCGCTCCCGGCAGGGCAGCAGCCACTTCCTCCTTACCAGATTTCTCCTAGAGGGCATGCGGCTTCGCACATATCAGGCCAATATGACCCTCGGCCGGCGCCCACACACCTTGAAGAGGCCGACTATGGTAGAGCTCGATATGACAACGGAACTTCACGATCATTTGAGAGCTGGAGCTACCAGGAAGCCCTAAGTAGA ATTGGGACCTGCTCGCGAACCATCTTCAACTTCGCAGAGGCTTATGGGCGCATTGCCCAGGAGCAACATGGATCTCAGCCAATCCCTGAGCGCCTTCCGACTGAGCGGGAGGTGAGCGATATGCTCTCCAACGTCGAATACCTCAAGCGCTCTCTCGAACAATGCAGAGAAGTAATCGTAGCATCGCTCCAGAGCGAGAGGGCCCGCGATGGTGCCAAACCAAAGGGCCCATATGACGACGATCAGGATGTTCAAATGTATGGCGACTCAATGAAGCAGCCATATGGCATGACAGAAGTCAAAAAACGCCGAGGT CGTGCTGCTCCCCCTGGCCGATGCCACAGCTGCAATCGTATCGATACCCCGGAATGGAGACGTGGCCCTGATGGTGCCAGGACACTTTGCAATGCTTGCGGCCTTCATTACGCCAAACTAGAGCGTAAACGTCAACTGGAAGCCAGATCGCTACGACCCAAGCCTGAGGAAAGAAGTTGA
- a CDS encoding uncharacterized protein (CAZy:GH3~SECRETED:SignalP(1-19)): protein MVAIKQAVLLAGLAQLISAAQDVITDDSHFYGQSPPVYPSPEMVGGNEWEAAFQKAKLLVGQMTLEEKVNLTAGVTKDSTCSGNIPAIERLHFPGMCLSDAGNGLRNTDFVSGFPSGIHVGASWSKDLAFRRGTAMGGEFKTKGVNVLLGPVVGPAWRIVRGGRNWEGFSVDPWLSGALVSQTVSGIQGQGVITSTKHYIGNEQETNRNPEGNISAVSSNIDDKTIHEVYLWPFQDAVRAGSGNIMCSYQRVNNSYGCSNSKTLNGLLKTELGFQGFVVSDWGAQHAGVATAEAGLDVAMPSNGGFWGDHLIEAVKNGSLAESRVTDMAMRVIASWYQFNQDQDFPKPGIGMPSSVLDPHEIVDGRDPAAAPVLLNGAIEGHVLVKNTKNTLPLKSPRMLSLFGYSAKTPDDFNPSSSVLLSQNWITGQEPLNSNYISVNGLSVFGENGTMFGGGGSGAITPALAVSPFEALKMRAYQDGTAIFNDFISDRPSIEPSSDACIVFGNAWASEGSDRPAIRDDYSDSLIKSVADQCNKTVVIFHNAGPRLVDGFIDHPNVTAVIFAHLPGQESGPALVSLLFGDTSPSGKLPYTVAKNESDYGKVLDPAQPEGEFVNFPQADFNEGIYLDYRYFDKKGIEPRYEFGFGLSYTTFAYSDISINYIEGANTYPWPGGPIVSGGQTDLWDAIATVSANVKNTGNFAGAEVAQLYIGIPGAPEKQLRGFEKPFLQPNQSETVTFHLTRRDLSVWSVERQKWQLQQGAYKFYVGSSSRRLPLNGTMNL from the exons ATGGTTGCTATCAAGCAGGCCGTCCTGCTTGCGGGCCTGGCGCAGTTGATAAGCGCCGCCCAGGATGTCATTACGGACGATTCTCACTTTTATGGCCAGTCGCCGCCAGTTTATCCATCGC CTGAAATGGTTGGCGGCAACGAGTGGGAAGCCGCATTTCAAAAGGCGAAACTTCTAGTCGGCCAGATGACTCTGGAAGAAAAG GTTAATTTGACGGCAGGCGTCACAAAGGATTCCACATGTTCTGGTAATATTCCTGCCATCGAGCGTCTACACTTTCCAGGAATGTGCCTCAGCGATGCTGGTAATGGCCTTCGTAACACAGATTTTGTCAGTGGCTTTCCCAGTGGAATTCACGTTGGTGCCAG CTGGAGCAAGGACTTGGCTTTCCGGCGTGGCACTGCCATGGGTGGTGAGTTCAAGACAAAGGGCGTCAACGTCCTGCTTGGCCCCGTCGTTGGCCCTGCTTGGCGTATCGTACGCGGAGGCAGAAACTGGGAAGGCTTCTCTGTCGACCCGTGGCTGTCTGGGGCTTTGGTTTCTCAGACTGTTTCTGGCATACAGGGGCAGGGTGTTATCACCAGTACCAAG CATTATATCGGCAACGAACAAGAAACCAACCGGAATCCAGAAGGAAATATCTCCGCAGTATCTTCCAACATTGATGATAAAACAATTCATGAAGTATACTTATG GCCTTTCCAGGATGCTGTAAGAGCAGGTAGCGGGAACATCATGTGTTCTTATCAACGGGTCAATAACTCCTATGGATGCTCCAATAGCAAGACTTTAAATGGTCTTCTCAAGACCGAACTTGGCTTTCAG GGGTTTGTTGTTTCTGACTGGGGTGCTCAGCACGCAGGGGTTGCTACTGCAGAAGCTGGCCTCGATGTAGCCATGCCTTCAAATGGTGGCTTCTGGGGCGATCATCTCATTGAAGCCGTGAAGAATGGTTCATTGGCCGAGTCTCGAGTGACTGATATGGCAATGAG AGTCATCGCTTCTTGGTATCAATTTAATCAAGACCAGGACTTCCCAAAGCCTGGAATTGGCATGCCTTCCAGTGTCCTGGACCCTCATGAGATTGTGGATGGACGAGATCCAGCTGCCGCTCCAGTACTCCTTAATGGTGCTATTGAAGGCCACGTTCTCGTCAAGAACACCAAGAACACCTTGCCTTTGAAGTCACCTCGCATGCTGTCCCTCTTTGGTTACTCAGCCAAGACTCCAGACGACTTTAACCCGTCCTCTAGTGTGCTACTCAGTCAAAATTGGATCACAGGCCAGGAACCGCTTAATTCTAACTATATTTCAGTGAATGGACTCTCGGTATTCGGTGAAAATGGTACTATGttcggcggcggtggttcTGGCGCTATCACGCCGGCACTCGCCGTCTCTCCATTCGAAGCCTTGAAGATGAGGGCCTACCAAGATGGCACGGCCATATTCAACGACTTCATCTCCGATAGGCCATCTATTGAGCCTAGTTCTGATGCCTGTATCGTTTTTGGTAATGCATGGGCCAGTGAAGGGTCCGATCGTCCCGCTATTCGAGATGACTATTCGGATTCATTAATCAAATCGGTGGCGGATCAGTGTAACAAGACAGTTGTCATCTTCCACAATGCAGGACCTCGACTAGTCGACGGCTTTATTGATCATCCAAATGTTACAGCAGTCATATTCGCCCATCTACCAGGCCAAGAGAGCGGCCCTGCGCTCGTTTCACTCCTCTTTGGAGACACAAGCCCCTCAGGTAAACTTCCATACACGGTTGCGAAAAATGAATCCGACTATGGCAAAGTGCTTGATCCGGCACAGCCGGAGGGCGAATTCGTGAATTTCCCTCAGGCCGATTTTAACGAAGGAATATATCTCGACTATCGCTATTTTGACAAAAAGGGCATTGAGCCTCGATACGAGTTCGGTTTTGGACTTAGCTACACGACCTTTGCATATTCCGACATATCGATCAACTACATCGAGGGGGCAAATACATATCCCTGGCCGGGAGGTCCCATAGTAAGCGGCGGGCAAACCGATCTCTGGGATGCAATCGCCACCGTCAGCGCAAATGTCAAAAACACAGGCAACTTTGCCGGCGCAGAAGTAGCGCAGCTTTACATTGGAATTCCAGGAGCCCCAGAGAAGCAACTTCGTGGGTTTGAAAAGCCCTTCTTACAGCCTAACCAGTCGGAAACAGTAACTTTCCATCTCACGAGAAGGGATTTGAGCGTTTGGAGCGTTGAGAGGCAGAAATGGCAACTACAGCAGGGCGCGTACAAGTTCTACGTTGGGAGCAGCAGTAGACGGTTACCCTTGAACGGGACAATGAATTTGTGA
- the GNA2 gene encoding G-Protein alpha subunit, with translation MCFGARNKNEDGEAHSRELDKVLRQDEKRMAKEVKLLLLGAGESGKSTILKQMKLIYAQGFNKNERLDFKPVIFNNIVQSFKTISEAMNEMGFEYDSPDNEKHMAHILVDSEISPDSKMPEDYLEPIKLLWQDSGVMAAIAKGNEYALHDNLTYFVTDIDRIWADGYVPNDQDLLRSRLRTTGIIETVFDLGQLTYRMFDVGGQRSERKKWIHCFENVNCLLFLVAISGYDQCLVEDKDGNQMNEALMLWESISNSHWFAMTSLILFLNKMDLFKEKLPKSPISKYGFTDYHGPEDDYKAASKYFLDKFRALSRNPEKEIYGHFTNATDTNLLKITMGSVQDMIIQRNLKKLIL, from the exons ATGTGCTTCGGGGCTCGGAATAAGAACGAGGATGGCGAGGCTCACTCTCGAGAGCTGGATAAGGTCCTGCGCCAGGATGAGAAGCGCATGGCTAAGGAGGtgaagctgttgctgttgg GTGCTGGAGAATCAGGGAAATCTACCATCCTGAAGCAGATGAAGCTCATATATGCTCAAGGCTTCAACAAAAACGAGAGGCTAGATTTCAAGCCagtcatcttcaacaacaTTGTTCAGTCATTCAAGACCATCTCCGAGGCCATGAACGAGATGGGATTCGAATATGACAGTCCTGATAACGAG aaacACATGGCGCACATTTTGGTTGATAGCGAAATCAGCCCAGACAGCAAGATGCCCGAGGATTACTTGGAGCCGATCAAATTGCTATGGCAAGACAGTGGTGTAATGGCCGCAATTGCCAAAGGCAACGAATACGCTCTGCATGACAATCTCACATA CTTCGTGACCGATATCGACCGGATATGGGCCGACGGTTATGTACCGAATGACCAGGACTTACTCCGCTCTCGGTTGAGAACCACAGGCATCATAGAAACTGTCTTTGATTTAGGCCAGTTGACATACCGCATGTTTGATGTCGGCGGCCAAAGGTCAGAACGAAAGAAGTGGATCCACTGCTTTGAGAATGTCAACTGCTTGCTCTTCCTCGTTGCTATCAGTGGTTATGACCAGTGCCTTGTGGAAGATAAGGACGGC AACCAAATGAACGAAGCTCTGATGCTGTGGGAGTCCATCTCCAACTCACATTGGTTCGCCATGACGTCGTTGATCCTTTTCCTCAACAAGATGGATCTCTTCAAGGAGAAGCTGCCCAAGAGCCCGATCTCCAAATACGGCTTCACCGACTACCACGGGCCTGAAGACGACTACAAAGCAGCCAGCAAATACTTCCTCGATAAATTCCGCGCGTTAAGCAGAAACCCCGAGAAGGAGATTTACGGCCACTTCACCAACGCCACTGACACAAATTTGCTGAAAATCACAATGGGTTCCGTGCAGGACATGATTATTCAGAGAAACCTCAAAAAGTTAATACTATAA
- a CDS encoding uncharacterized protein (EggNog:ENOG41) → MSCPVFPIEIQYIILQNLIQDGGKLANFATVSRTWQEKIEQHTFARIRLTESRLAEFDAMTSRNRSLVRYLWLCLELERYDCTTCAHEAEVFTTSPRENTLIVTAIHNLFSVLSTWESSNNLSLDITVYSPSDSEHWFPHLTFEPDTPWSTSDPGQEVEQTGLVRAADDPHDWVTSPLGLISPDYALLKVFGDIMTLGPFDHDKQEDEWWQRLPLVSAVTNVLLRQQNRRRWKPRTLAQMLARLPRLRGLHYEPWREWADEEQESRDESHYATCITTTLSAGSLLLTFTLDITHLGLLQYLTSTELRNLTIFENFNQQYEEIFNYECEPIRTPSTALGRMLLKVSLNLESLSGSFMVDAWDFFNTHDPSSQKWPNLTSLVLTSQLLAPDQSHQHIMNMLKRAGLAATRMPKLKTMEIWNGREKLAALFKYELLGEDQPAIITWKSTWDLILQPSVIRTWEAVMARCCGSGLTIVYEALESDDILSHGDAIVRLSVSELVVRPISLQQIQRDCNYHWFHDIFNSD, encoded by the exons ATGTCTTGTCCCGTGTTTCCCATAGAAATCCAGTATATTATACTGCAAAATCTAATTCAGGATGGCGGAAAGTTAGCCAACTTCGCTACAGTGTCGCGTACATGGCAAGAAAAAATTGAGCAACACACCTTTGCGCGAATTAGACTGACGGAGTCACGTCTCGCCGAGTTTGATGCAATGACATCTCGCAATCGATCTCTTGTGCGCTACCTGTGGCTCTGCTTGGAACTTGAACGATACGATTGCACAACATGCGCACATGAAGCGGAAGTCTTTACTACAAGCCCCAGAGAAAATACGCTTATCGTGACAGCAATACATAATCTTTTCTCAGTCCTCAGTACATGGGAGTCGAGTAACAACTTATCACTTGATATCACTGTCTACTCTCCTAGCGACTCGGAGCATTGGTTTCCGCATCTTACCTTTGAGCCCGATACCCCATGGAGCACGAGTGACCCTGGCCAAGAGGTTGAGCAAACAGGCCTGGTTAGAGCTGCTGATGATCCACATGATTGGGTGACCAGTCCTTTGGGATTGATTTCGCCAGACTATGCTCTTTTGAAAGTCTTCGGAGACATTATGACCCTCGGTCCATTTGATCACGATAAACAAGAGGATGAATGGTGGCAGCGATTGCCCTTGGTCTCAGCAGTAACCAATGTGTTATTACGTCAACAGAATCGCCGCCGTTGGAAGCCTCGGACGCTTGCTCAGATGCTTGCTCGCCTTCCTAGGTTACGTGGGCTTCACTACGAGCCTTGGAGGGAGTGGGCCGATGAAGAACAGGAATCTAGGGATGAAT CACATTATGCAACGTGTATTACTACTACACTGTCTGCCGGATCGCTGTTACTGACTTTTACCCTTGATATAACTCACCTCGGTCTTCTCCAGTACCTTACCTCTACAGAACTAAGAAACTTGACAATCTTCGAAAATTTTAACCAGCAGTACGAAGAAATCTTCAATTATGAATGCGAGCCTATCCGGACCCCAAGTACTGCTCTTGGTCGAATGCTTTTGAAAGTCAGCCTCAACCTTGAATCCCTCTCAGGATCATTTATGGTGGACGCTTGGGACTTCTTCAACACGCATGACCCCTCCTCACAGAAGTGGCCCAACTTGACATCGCTGGTTCTTACTTCACAACTGTTGGCGCCAGACCAGAGTCACCAACACATCATGAATATGCTTAAACGAGCAGGATTGGCAGCTACTCGTATGCCGAAACTCAAGACTATGGAAATATGGAACGGACGAGAGAAGCTCGCGGCTCTTTTTAAATACGAGCTACTTGGAGAAGATCAGCCTGCTATTATTACTTGGAAAAGTACATGGGATCTCATCCTGCAGCCTTCAGTCATTAGGACTTGGGAAGCCGTCATGGCCAGATGTTGTGGCTCTGGACTTACTATTGTATATGAGGCGCTTGAAAGTGATGATATTCTGTCTCATGGTGACGCAATAGTCAGACTGAGCGTTTCAGAGCTGGTAGTCCGGCCTATTTCATTACAACAGATACAGAGAGATTGTAACTATCATTGGTTTCATGACATATTTAATAGCGATTGA
- a CDS encoding uncharacterized protein (EggNog:ENOG41), with the protein MATGMKFSGAFFTTKHHSSTYDYISPLKLNLAGRRVLITGAAWEDGVGYATATAFARAGASAIAVADLHGVSDDLGAKLKLAAAQAGRPEPLVLSCTVDIARQDSVQAMYNIVSQGFDGCLDIIVNNAAHMEPYKPLLDQDPDVNWRTWEVNVRGLLNMARAFLPLQLSTRSTTDGLCIMINVASSGALSARPTSGSYRSSKLAILRWTESLQLEYGDQGLLAFCVNPGAIKTKITENAPEKMRDSLPDRPDIAGDTIAWLAAERREWLGGRYVSCPWDMEELMSKKDEIIEQDKLKMRMVF; encoded by the coding sequence ATGGCAACCGGAATGAAGTTTTCTGGCGCCTTCTTTACAACCAAACATCACTCCTCGACGTACGACTACATTTCCCCACTAAAGCTAAACCTAGCCGGCAGACGCGTTCTAATCACCGGCGCAGCATGGGAGGACGGAGTCGGGTATgccacagccacagcttTCGCGCGTGCCGGAGCGTCTGCAATTGCTGTAGCTGATCTTCACGGCGTGTCAGACGATCTAGGAGCCAAGTTGAAGCTGGCCGCGGCGCAAGCTGGACGCCCAGAGCCCCTAGTTCTAAGCTGTACTGTTGACATCGCAAGGCAAGACAGTGTTCAAGCTATGTACAACATCGTGTCACAAGGCTTTGATGGGTGTCTGGATATCATCGTCAACAACGCGGCTCACATGGAACCATATAAGCCACTACTTGATCAAGACCCGGATGTGAACTGGCGAACATGGGAGGTTAACGTCCGCGGACTCTTGAATATGGCGCGCGCATTCCTGCCCTTGCAACTGTCGACCCGTTCTACCACCGACGGGCTATGTATTATGATTAATGTAGCCTCTTCAGGCGCATTGAGTGCTCGTCCCACAAGCGGCAGTTATCGAAGTTCAAAGCTTGCGATACTGAGGTGGACCGAGTCCTTGCAGTTGGAATACGGTGATCAAGGACTCTTGGCATTCTGTGTCAATCCGGGTGCAATTAAGACAAAGATTACCGAGAACGCGCCCGAAAAGATGCGGGATTCATTGCCGGATCGACCGGACATAGCTGGTGATACGATCGCATGGTTGGCTGCTGAGCGCAGGGAGTGGTTGGGTGGGAGATACGTAAGCTGCCCATGGGACATGGAGGAGCTCATGAGTAAGAAAGACGAGATCATCGAGCAGGATAAGCTCAAGATGAGGATGGTATTTTAA